The DNA segment AGGTGCTGGGCGGCACATTGTCAGTCTTCACTGTCATCCTCAGAGAAACACAAAAGTTGGGCTATCGTTTTAGATAGTCAATATTACCCGCCTTAGACGGCTAAGTTATTAAGTCTCTGGTAAACTGACTTATCACATATCTGTATATGTAAAGTAGGATCCATCTCGTGGAAGTCATGAAGAAAAAAGCCATTGCCACGTCCCCGCTAAGCTCGACAATGGGAGCTTCTATCCTGCCTCTGGCGCTTGCCCTTGTGCTCTCGGCTGGTACAGCCCTGGCCCAACCCAAGCCCGCGGTCAAATCAGCCAAACCAGCAGCCAGCGCTGAGAGCAAGCCTGCTGACAAGCCCTCCGACGACAAAAAGAAAGCTGAAGAAAAAGCCAGCACAGATAAAAAAGAATCTAAGCCAGCTGTCGAACTGCCAATTGAAAACGTAGTCGGCGTGCAAGCAGAAGACCTGGTCAGAGCCCCCAGCGACTATCTGGGCAAAAACATCCGTTTTACCGCTCCCTTTTTCTCCTTTAGCAATGTGGCGCTTGACTACAAGCCAGCCTTGCGTCAGTCCAAGACCCATTTTTCGTTTTTGGTATTGCGTCCAAATAGCCATGTGCCGCTCTCTGAGCTAAAACTGGCCATGCCCATACCAAAAGACGAAAAAGATCCGATGAGCAAAGTTATTGCCGGATTTAAAGAAAAAGATGAACTGGAAATTACTGGCAAAGTTTTTGCAGTAGCTCTTGATGAGCCCTGGGTCGATGTTTTACGCATTAAGAAGATAAAATCTGCTCCTGACGATAAAGCAGAAAAAGAAAAGACTGAGAAAGAAAAGTCCGAAAGCAAATAAGAGGTAAAGGAAAGCACTCATGGTTACTCCCGAATCAGCCGCTCAAGTCAAAGGGCTTTTAACTTCTCTCAATGGCAAACATGGCATCCTGGGCTGCATCCTGGTAGGCAGAGATGGCTCTGTGGTATCTACATCACTGCCAGCCGACGTGGACATCGCCACGATTGGTGCTCTATCAGCGACTTTGTTTTCAAACAATGATGTCTCTATCCAGCGTATGAACAGAGGCAATCTGGTGCAAATGACCTTGCTCACCGACCAGGGCATCCTGCACTTTTTTGAAGCAGCTAATCACTATCTAGTAGTGCTAACCGCTAAAGGCCAGCGTATTAACCTGGAAGGACTCATTAGATCTGTTGAAGAACAGGGTAAAACACTAGAGGGAATGCTGATCTAAGACTGTAAGCCAGGGAAGCGATGACGAGAACTAATTTGAAGTTGAGTAGCCGCCTGCCTGTCTGGTGTTTTAACACAAGTCTTGTGCTCTCTTTGGCCTTTACATTGACTCTGACAAACCCAGCTTATGCTGCCCGTTTTACAGATCTGTCAGGTAATTTTGCCGAAAAATATATCAACACCCTTTCTGATGATGGTGTTATAGCAGCCGAGCCTGACGGTAAATTTCACCCCTCAGATCCAGTCACCAGAGCCCAACTAGCTGACTGGATGGTCAAAGCAATGGGACTGCAAAACCAGTCAGTGCCCTCCACCCCCAGCTTTACCGATGTAAAACCATCGGATTGGTTTTATAAATCAGTCGAAATAATCAAGCAAAATAATTACATCGCTGGTTATCCCGATGGCTTTAGACCCAAGCAAAACATCCAGCGCGGCGAGATGATCTCCATTATCGCCCGCGGTCTAAACTCACCTACTCCCGATAGCGGCAGTATTGCCCGTGCTCTCAGCCGCTTTGGTGACAAAAACAAAATTCCAGACTGGGCTCGTCCAGGCATTGCTCAGGCAGAATTAGCTGGCATGCTGACCAGTAACGAAGCCTCCAATGTAAATGCCACAGGCATTGCCACCAGAGCCGAAACAGCAGCAATACTGGCACGCTTTTATGATGTCAAAGGCGATCAGGCTGTGCGCCAGGCCATATCCAATCCCGGTCAGGCAGCGGGCAATCAAATGGCTACTGCCACTCGCACACCATCTTTGGATTATCAAAACCAGACTCAGGGCTACCAACCCACTGGTTATCCCAGTCAGCCCGCCTTGCAGACCAATCCTTATCAGGTAGCGCAAAATTACAACCAGGGTAATTATCAGGGTCAAGTACAGATGCAGGGTGGACAACCCCAGTATCCACCACCAAACAACTATCCCAATCCCGGTCAGCCAGAGAGCTTTAACGCTCAGCCGCCACCGCAGTTTTATCAACAGACACCCTATCAACAGCCACCGCAGTCACTTTCGGGTCGAGTAGCAGTAGTGGGAGCTGGTACTCAGTTTCAAGCGACTTTGCGCAACAGTTTAGACAGCGGCTCAACCCAGGTGGGCGAGCCAGTCGAAGCCACACTCTCAAGCCCACTTTATGCCAATGGTCAGGAAGTCGTGCCAGCAGGCAGTAAGGTGATAGGCTCTGTCACCAATGTTATTTCGGCTCGCCGCTTTCGTTTTGGCGCCAATGGCAAAATTGATATCAAATTCAATTCAGTAGAGACCCCAGATGGTCGCAGATTTCCACTGTCGGCGTCGGTCAATGGTAGCGAAATCAGACTGACTGGTGGCACCACCGCCGGCCGAGTAGGCAAAGGCTTACTCACCACTGGTATTGGTGCTGGTGGCGGAGCAGCACTGGGTACAGGTCTGGGCGCTATCGTGGGAGCCATGTCTCATGGTCAGGTGGGCAGAGCAACCGGTATGGGTGCAGTATTTGGCACCGCTATTGGTGGCGGAGTGGGACTGGTGGGTGCCGGTGTACGCAAAGGCTCAGAAGTAATTATCAAATCAGGCACACCGCTACCAGTGCAACTGGACGAGTCGATGCAAGTGACTACTGGTGGTCCAAGCTATGGCGGTGGATATCCTCCTCAAGGTGGCGGCTATGCCCCTCAGGGCGGCGGTTATCCACCACAGGGTCAATACCAGCAGCCCCAATACCAGCAGCCACAATACCCGCCTCAAGGCGGTGGCTATCCACCTCAGGGTGGCAACAACAACAATCCTTACGGTCAATAGTTAGTTTTAGTCGCCGCCCCAGCGTCTGTGGCGTCTGCTAAATTCTTCGATGGCCTGATCAAAGCACTCTGGCGTAAACTCTGGCCAGAGCGTAGGTGTGACAAAAATTTCGGTATAGGCCGATTGCCAGAGCAAATAGTTGGAGAGTCTTTGCTCGCCGCCAGTGCGAATCAATAGCTCAGGATCGGGCATGCCACCTGTATATAGCTGACTGGAGATGAGATTCTCGTCCACTTGCTCCGGACTGAGCTTGCCTTCCTGCACCAGCCGGGCTATTTTTTGTACAGCGTTAACGATTTCCAGACGCGAGCCATAGTTAATCGCTACCTGCAAAGACAGCCCGGTATTGCCTCTACTGTCATGCATCGCTCTTTCCATGGAGGCTTTGAGCTTAGGTGGCACACTTTCTAATTGACCAATAAAGCTAAGACGCACATGATTGCCAGACAATTCGGCAAACTCATCAGCCAGGACTCGACCAAAAAGCTCAAAGAGATAATTGACTTCTTCTGAGCTGCGCTGCCAGTTTTCGCTGCTAAAGGCATAGACAGTCATGTATTTAAGCCCCAGGGCACCAACATGGCGGACCAGACGCTTGAGGCTCTTGACACCTTCCTGGTGTCCTTTGAGCCTGGGTATATGGCGGTTATCGGCCCAGCGGCGATTGCCGTCCATGATAATGGCCACATGCTGCAATGGCAGTGCCCCTGCAGCTTTTCCCGAGGAATTAGAGGCTGCCTCTTCTGTTTTTTTAGCCTTACTGAAGTTAATCCGGCTCAAACTATTTCTTCACTGCAACTTTTGGGCTGACTGAGACCATTTTACCCTCACTAGTTGCGGTATAAATGAGACTGACTACCAAAAGGAGTCCGGGGTGTTTTTAAAACCAACCTATTTAATTGATGGTGATATCACTGATGTCGATCTGGAAAAATTAAGCCAGGATGGCATCAAGGGACTTATCCTGGACTTAGACAGTACGATTATGGCGCCTCATTCAGCGGCTTTAACGGCAGAAGCGGCCCTCTGGTTAACACAGGCCAAACAAAAATTTCATATGGCAATCGCCAGCAATAACAAAAACGAAAAATATTTAGAGAAAGTGGGCCTGGTAATCGATATACCTATTATTGGTAGAGCAGCCAAACCCAGTCGTAAAGCCTTTAACAAGCTACTCAAAGACTTTGGACTGAGCGCTCATGAAGTGGCTGTAATTGGTGATAGACCACTAACAGATATCTGGGGCGGGCACAGGGCCGGTATGAAAACCATCCTGGTCCGGGTCCTCAAAAGCATGGAAGAGCCAGAGTGGAAGCGCTCAATCCGCAACCTTGAGCGGATTTTCATACGCCACAATTAAATATCACTCACAGAGAGCTGGACCTTAACAACCCTGTTGCAAGGAAGTGTTGTACTATAGGCCGGTCATTGCAGAATGTTTGTTGCGTCCATATAGATAGAAAGATTGAAAGCCCCCTTAATCCTTATTACAGCGGCGTTTTTGTTGACGGTCTCACCGGCTTTAGCTGAGCGTCGGCAAGATAAACTCTATATCTCATCTATACCGCAAACGACTTTGCCACTACAGGCAACACCGCCGCAAGCAAGCTTGCTCAATCAACCAGGTTATGGCCATTATCAAAAGGGTCTGAGCTTTAAACAAAAGGGTGACAGCAATCTCGCTCTGATAGAGTTTCTCGAAGCCAGTAAAGAAAACCCCAGACTGACTAAAGCATTTTATGAACAGGCTCTGATCTTCCGCCAGAAAGGCTTTAGCAAACTGGCTGAATCAGCACTTAATCAAGCACTGGCACTCGATCCGGGCTTTCAGCAAGCTCGTATATTGCAAGCTGCAGTCAGACTGGAGGCAGGCAATGTCGGTGGAGCCGCTAGCTCACTGAGTAAGTCTCTGGGTCTTGATGTCAAAAAAGGGCAGCCTCAAATAGAGCCCAAGGTCGAGACAAAAAAAACAGCTGTCAATGCCGTGCCCATAGCGGTCCAAACCATACCGGCAAACACCACATCTGGTGCGATAGACAACTGGACAGCCAGACTCAAATATCTCAATGAGCACGGCACATCCAGTCTCAAACCTGGTGAAGCCTTTATGTTTTCGGAAGAGACTGGCGAAGCCGTACTCTTTTTGGAAGACGGTAAAAAAATCAGAAGACATATTGCCAGTGGTCGCGATAACAGCGATCTGGTCAAAGAAAGACGACCTGAACTACTGGTGCCCAAAGAGTATGTCTACAAACTGAGTACTCAGGGCCGCATGATTGGTGCCACTCAAAGCGCTGTAGAAAGCAGTAGTGAACTGACCAGTGAAGTGGAAGTCGTCAAAAAGAAAAACAACAACTTTTTTGATCAAGACATTGCCGACAATCAATTTACGCGCAACCCCCTACCAGAAATGGAAGAAGCTGTCGACGAAAAACCACTAGCCCAGGTCCAGCCTGAGCTAAAAACTGCTGCCAGCGAAGCAGCCAAGGCACAGTCAAACCCAGAAGAGTTTGGCGAAAGCGATAAAAGCTTTGCTAAGAGCGGCAGCCTGACAGAACAGTTTGGCGTAGAAGCAATTGTGGAAAAGACTCAAAAGTTTTTTGGTTGGATGAAAAAAGCGCTGCACTTGCCCTAGGCTAGTAGCTGCTTTTGTAGACTATCAAGTCCGCCTTCAAGCCACTGATTAAACTTGCGTGGCTGCGTATCCATAAAATTGTGTCCAGCAATTTCAAATATTGTCAAAGTAGAGTCTGGCAATTTTTTGTGCATCTGCACAGAATAAATACAGGGAGCAACCGGGTCGAAGCGTCCTGCAGCGAGATGGATAGGGCACTGAATGCGGGGCAAATTAGTGACGTAATCCAGGTCTTTGAAGTTATACATGATTTGTTCTAAAGCGTGGCGCTCAGTGTTTATGAGAGTGCGCGGACGGAAGCCCCAGTTTTGATGGATATTGCTTTTTTTGATGACATCAAAGGTAGTGCCCATAAAGATTTTGAAGAAGAATGAAACAGGCTTGAGCACCCGACCGGGCAGACCGGCAGCAAAGACGGCAGCGACCAGTTCAGGATTGTTTTCGGCCAATGTGACACTGATAATAGCGCCCAGCGAATGTCCCAAAAAGACAGCCGGAAATTTGATATCACTGTTAGCAATTGTCTCCAGGACATCAGCTGTATGCACAGCTAA comes from the Candidatus Obscuribacter sp. genome and includes:
- a CDS encoding S-layer homology domain-containing protein, which codes for MTRTNLKLSSRLPVWCFNTSLVLSLAFTLTLTNPAYAARFTDLSGNFAEKYINTLSDDGVIAAEPDGKFHPSDPVTRAQLADWMVKAMGLQNQSVPSTPSFTDVKPSDWFYKSVEIIKQNNYIAGYPDGFRPKQNIQRGEMISIIARGLNSPTPDSGSIARALSRFGDKNKIPDWARPGIAQAELAGMLTSNEASNVNATGIATRAETAAILARFYDVKGDQAVRQAISNPGQAAGNQMATATRTPSLDYQNQTQGYQPTGYPSQPALQTNPYQVAQNYNQGNYQGQVQMQGGQPQYPPPNNYPNPGQPESFNAQPPPQFYQQTPYQQPPQSLSGRVAVVGAGTQFQATLRNSLDSGSTQVGEPVEATLSSPLYANGQEVVPAGSKVIGSVTNVISARRFRFGANGKIDIKFNSVETPDGRRFPLSASVNGSEIRLTGGTTAGRVGKGLLTTGIGAGGGAALGTGLGAIVGAMSHGQVGRATGMGAVFGTAIGGGVGLVGAGVRKGSEVIIKSGTPLPVQLDESMQVTTGGPSYGGGYPPQGGGYAPQGGGYPPQGQYQQPQYQQPQYPPQGGGYPPQGGNNNNPYGQ
- a CDS encoding roadblock/LC7 domain-containing protein — translated: MVTPESAAQVKGLLTSLNGKHGILGCILVGRDGSVVSTSLPADVDIATIGALSATLFSNNDVSIQRMNRGNLVQMTLLTDQGILHFFEAANHYLVVLTAKGQRINLEGLIRSVEEQGKTLEGMLI
- a CDS encoding alpha/beta hydrolase, whose amino-acid sequence is MKLSVEYTNAAQVVAGRPDVVLIHGTGSSAKMWQPQIEFLSNLGHSCHSLNLRGHGDTSDPLEITDLAVHTADVLETIANSDIKFPAVFLGHSLGAIISVTLAENNPELVAAVFAAGLPGRVLKPVSFFFKIFMGTTFDVIKKSNIHQNWGFRPRTLINTERHALEQIMYNFKDLDYVTNLPRIQCPIHLAAGRFDPVAPCIYSVQMHKKLPDSTLTIFEIAGHNFMDTQPRKFNQWLEGGLDSLQKQLLA
- a CDS encoding YqeG family HAD IIIA-type phosphatase → MFLKPTYLIDGDITDVDLEKLSQDGIKGLILDLDSTIMAPHSAALTAEAALWLTQAKQKFHMAIASNNKNEKYLEKVGLVIDIPIIGRAAKPSRKAFNKLLKDFGLSAHEVAVIGDRPLTDIWGGHRAGMKTILVRVLKSMEEPEWKRSIRNLERIFIRHN
- the uppS gene encoding di-trans,poly-cis-decaprenylcistransferase is translated as MPLQHVAIIMDGNRRWADNRHIPRLKGHQEGVKSLKRLVRHVGALGLKYMTVYAFSSENWQRSSEEVNYLFELFGRVLADEFAELSGNHVRLSFIGQLESVPPKLKASMERAMHDSRGNTGLSLQVAINYGSRLEIVNAVQKIARLVQEGKLSPEQVDENLISSQLYTGGMPDPELLIRTGGEQRLSNYLLWQSAYTEIFVTPTLWPEFTPECFDQAIEEFSRRHRRWGGD